The proteins below are encoded in one region of Calditrichota bacterium:
- a CDS encoding DUF2905 domain-containing protein, which yields MNHLLQDFGKILIILGIVLAFAGLLLTGLGKISFLGRLPGDIFIQRKNFTFYFPITTSILISILISLILYFISKK from the coding sequence ATGAACCACCTGCTTCAGGATTTCGGGAAAATTCTCATTATTCTTGGAATTGTGCTGGCTTTTGCCGGTTTACTTTTAACCGGCCTGGGAAAGATTTCTTTTCTGGGACGCCTTCCGGGAGATATTTTTATTCAGCGCAAAAACTTCACGTTTTATTTTCCAATTACAACCAGTATTCTTATTAGCATTCTTATCAGCCTTATTTTGTATTTCATTTCGAAAAAATAA
- a CDS encoding nodulation protein NfeD produces the protein MKKTKSLFAFLLFCFFSLTTLHLFAAEPPVYVIQVKGVINPVSAKYIVESIEKAEDAKAQCLVLELDTPGGLMTSMRQITQAFLSSKIPILVYVYPQGARAASAGVFITYAAHIAAMAPSTNIGAAHPVTIGGGTPGAPADTSGKSTMMEKVTNDAVASIKSLAEKRHRNAKWAEEAVRKSVSITEKEALALHVIDYIAPTLDSLLALVDGKKVDLDDHSTVLRTRKAPIIREEMNWRYRILDKLSDPNIAYIFLLLGLYGLIFELSNPGSILPGVAGVIFLILAFFAMQTLPINYAGLSLILFGVVLFVLEIKITSYGLLTIGGIISMTLGSLMLFQSPYPFLKVSLGVIVPAVLVTALFFIFAVGAGLKAQTKRSITGTEGLIGETGEALTPLGKQPGKVKVHGEIWKAVSDQPIKKGSTVKVDKVNHLTLHVKHKE, from the coding sequence ATGAAAAAGACAAAATCCCTCTTTGCCTTTCTTCTTTTTTGTTTCTTCTCATTGACGACCCTGCATCTGTTTGCCGCTGAACCCCCTGTTTACGTCATTCAGGTAAAAGGGGTGATCAATCCCGTCTCAGCAAAATACATTGTGGAATCGATTGAAAAGGCGGAAGATGCAAAGGCCCAATGTTTGGTTTTGGAACTGGACACCCCCGGTGGTCTGATGACATCCATGCGCCAGATTACCCAAGCCTTCTTAAGCAGCAAAATTCCGATACTTGTTTATGTTTATCCCCAGGGTGCCCGGGCCGCATCTGCCGGGGTTTTCATTACGTATGCCGCTCACATTGCCGCGATGGCCCCCAGTACAAATATTGGCGCGGCCCACCCGGTTACCATCGGAGGAGGCACACCGGGTGCCCCGGCCGATACCAGCGGCAAATCCACAATGATGGAAAAAGTAACCAATGACGCCGTGGCCTCCATCAAATCGCTGGCAGAAAAACGGCACCGGAATGCCAAGTGGGCCGAAGAAGCGGTCCGAAAAAGCGTTTCCATTACGGAAAAGGAGGCGCTTGCTCTCCACGTGATCGATTACATTGCCCCGACTCTGGATTCCCTGCTGGCACTTGTTGACGGTAAAAAGGTCGATTTGGATGACCACTCCACCGTTCTGCGGACCCGAAAAGCGCCAATTATTCGGGAAGAAATGAACTGGCGCTACCGCATTCTGGATAAACTCTCTGACCCCAATATTGCCTATATTTTCCTTCTGCTGGGGCTCTATGGCTTAATTTTCGAACTTTCCAATCCCGGGTCCATTCTGCCGGGGGTAGCCGGAGTTATTTTCCTCATTCTGGCATTTTTCGCCATGCAGACTCTTCCCATTAATTATGCCGGTCTTTCACTGATTCTTTTTGGCGTTGTGCTTTTCGTCCTTGAAATTAAGATAACCAGCTATGGATTACTTACCATCGGAGGAATTATTTCCATGACCTTAGGCTCACTGATGTTATTCCAATCGCCCTATCCCTTTTTAAAGGTTTCTCTGGGAGTGATTGTGCCTGCCGTACTTGTAACGGCTCTTTTTTTCATCTTCGCTGTTGGGGCGGGTTTAAAAGCCCAAACAAAACGATCCATCACCGGAACGGAGGGCCTGATCGGCGAAACAGGAGAAGCCCTGACCCCCCTTGGCAAACAACCCGGAAAGGTGAAGGTGCATGGCGAAATCTGGAAGGCCGTTAGCGATCAACCCATTAAAAAGGGATCCACCGTAAAAGTAGATAAAGTGAATCATTTGACGTTGCATGTTAAACACAAAGAATAA